The window ATCAACATCGAGCCGTCACTGTTGGCCAGGTAGTTGATCTCGGCGGTCCACTCCGCCGGCAGCATCGGCCCGTCCAAGGGCATCTGCACCGCGACATCGGGCTGCACAAAGTACCCGCAGCCCGGCTTGGGGCCCGGCACGATCGTGCGCACCCAGGCCACGTTGGCGTCCACCAAGTGGCCGGAGGTGTCGAGCATCCGCAATTGCGTTGTGTACTTGGCGAATTCGGGCCGGTCGCGAATCAGTGCGAACATGTGATTGGCCAGGTTCTCCGGGTAAGCCACCCGCTGCAGCACCAGTGGGTCCACCTCTTGGTCCAGTAGAGGCGCCGACGACGCCGCCCGCGCCTGCGCCAGCGCGCGGACCGCGTTCTGCAGATAGGGCTGCGCCGGGTTGTCCTTCCAGCTGGTGAGGAACGTCGAAGTCGAGTACAGACTGCTGGCCACAAACGCCACTGCCGCGACGAGGGTGACCGCGGTGCGCGAGCCCGACGGGTCCAATCGGCCCGACCCGGCACGGTTGGGAGCGCAGAACCCGACAGCGGCCAGCAGAGTCAGTACGACGACGAGATCGGGGAAGTAGCGCAGGGTCTGGGCCAACTCCAGGGCGGTGAACTTCGAGGACCGCATGAGGTAGATCGGGATCTGGCAGGCCACCGCATAACCCAGCGCCGCCAGCCAGACCGGCCCGATGCGCTGCTTGCGTGCCAGTGACACCGCCACCACCGCGGCCAGTACCACCCAGCCCAGCACCATCACCGATAGCGGTGGGACGCCCCACGGGGACGCCGGCGCCCAACGCTCCCACCGCCACGGACCGCCCACCAATCCCGGCACGATCCCGTGAGTGAGCGAGCGCCGCAACAGATCCCACGTCATTGCCAGATCCGAGCTCCACCGCTGCTGGTCGACGACCACGAGGTAGACGGCCACCCATGCACCGGTCAACGCCAGCGCTGGAACCCACAGCCGTATACCGGCCCGCCACACCGCGCGCACCGGTTCGCCGCGCACATGCCACAGCAGCGCGGCAACCGTGAATGCGACGAACGGGGTGACGGCCGCCTTCTCGAAGAACAGCAGACCACCGAGGTATACCAATACCCCGCTGACCGCATACCGCCGATTTCCGGTGCGCAGCAACAGGATCGCATCGCCACACACCCAGGCCATCGCGGCCAGCATGGGCAGGGAGTTCAGTGCGGCCGCCCACCACGCGAAGCCAGGCACGCCCAGCGGGCTGAACAACGCGAACGTCAGGGGAATCAGCAACACCGGGCGCCAGCCCAGGATCACGTACAGGGTTCGCAGGACCGACAGCGAGACCAGCAGCTGCAGCACCACCAGGCTGACCGCCGGCCACGCCCACACCAGCGGGGCGAGCCGGGTGATCACCCCGGCGACCAGGAACGCCGCGGGCATCACGTGACCGTCATGGTCGTCGAACAGGTAGGTGGGGGACCACAGCCCCTGCGTGCCGGCGCGCCCGACGAGGATCAGGTCGTCCCAGTAGAAGTAGCCGCCGAACGCCAGCACCGCGCGCACCACCAGCTGCAGCACCATCAAGGCGACGGCCGCCGCCGCGACCGGTGGCACGCGCGCCACCCGAGCCGGAACTGCCATCGCCTCGACTGTACGGCCCCTCGGTAGGGTGACACGAATGCAGGTATTGGTCACCGGCGCCGCCGGGTTCATCGGATCGACGCTGGTCGACCGCCTGCTCGCCGACGGGCACACCGTCGTCGGCCTCGACGATCTGAGCAGCGGCGCGGCGGCCAACCTCGACGGCGCCCGCACCCAGGACGGGTTCGAGTTCGTCGAGGCCGACATCGTCAGCGCGGATCTGGCCGGGCTGCTCGATCGGCACCGGCCCGAGGTCGTCTACCACCTCGCCGCACAGATCGACGTCCGCCGCTCGGTCCTCGACCCGCAGTTCGATGCCACGGTCAACGTCGTCGGCACCGTGCGACTGGCCGAGGCGGCCCGGCGCGCAGGGGTGCGCAAGGTGGTGTTCACCTCCTCCGGTGGGGCGATCTACGGCGTCCCGAAGAACTACCCGACCAACGAGAGCGCCCCTCCTGACCCTGAGTCGCCTTATGCTGCAAGCAAACTCGCCGGTGAAACCTATCTGAACACCTTCCGTCACCTCTACGGTCTGGACTGCTCGCATATCGCCCCGTCCAACGTCTACGGTCCGCGGCAGAACCCGCACGGCGAGGCCGGGGTGGTCGCCATCTTCTCCACCGCGCTGCTGGCGGGCCGGCCCACCCGGGTGTTCGGTGACGGGTCCAACACCCGTGACTACGTGTTCGTCGACGACGTCGTGGACGCTTTCGTGCGGGCCTCCGGCCCAGCCGGTGGCGGCCAG is drawn from Candidatus Mycolicibacterium alkanivorans and contains these coding sequences:
- a CDS encoding NAD-dependent epimerase/dehydratase family protein — its product is MQVLVTGAAGFIGSTLVDRLLADGHTVVGLDDLSSGAAANLDGARTQDGFEFVEADIVSADLAGLLDRHRPEVVYHLAAQIDVRRSVLDPQFDATVNVVGTVRLAEAARRAGVRKVVFTSSGGAIYGVPKNYPTNESAPPDPESPYAASKLAGETYLNTFRHLYGLDCSHIAPSNVYGPRQNPHGEAGVVAIFSTALLAGRPTRVFGDGSNTRDYVFVDDVVDAFVRASGPAGGGQRFNIGTGVETSDRALHSAVAKAAGAPDEPEFAPPRLGDVNRSCLDVRKAEMVLGWHPQVRLDEGVRRTVEYFREIA